GCATCTGCCAGACGTTTCTGCTCAGAATGCCAGCTTAGTGAGCAGTTTCTGTCCTTGTTACTGTGGGGAGTAACAACCTAGAGAAGCCTGCGTCCCGCCCTCTGCTCACAGCCACACACCTTCCTCCAGTCGTGGCTCTGGGCCTCAGTCATGACCTCTCCTGACTCTGCCCCTTTGCTTCTCTCACCCCCACAGCTCTGGGACATCAGGAGGAAAGGCTGTGTCTTCCGATACAGGGTAAGGATGCGCTCTGTCAGTGACTCCGTGAGCACCTTGCAGGCATTGAGTGTGGCGTGGTGCCCAGACCCCGGCAGGGGATGGAGGGGACAGCTGTCCCACATGGGTGAGAACATAAAACATGGATCTGGAGCCAAGCAGGAGTGCCATGGGTGGCCCACCTGGATCCCCTGGCTCTTCATGAATCCCCTAGAGCCACGTTCATCAAACTGCTCCCTACAGAACCAGGTGGATAACCGGTGTCGTTACATAGAAGGGGTCCCATAGGAgtgaggaggaggcagggagaggtctGTTGGGCCCAGGATCCCAGGGTGAGCTCATGCTGTGTCCTCCCTCAGGGGCACAGCCAGGCTGTGCGGTGTCTCCGGTTCAGCCCCGATGGGAAGTGGTTGGCGTCGGCCGCAGATGACCATACCGTGAAGGTAGCTCCCAGCCTGACCTGggccctggggctgggggctgggggctgctgaTCACACCAGGCTGAGTCCTCACCTCCCTCCTGATGGGGCATGTCCCAAGCCCATCCCGAGTGGAAGGTAGCTTGTAGATAAAAAGCTTGGCCTGGATTAGAGAGGGTGGGTAGCCAAGATGCCTGGTCGCCCTGacctcctccctgccctgcctccaGCTCTGGGATCTCACTGCTGGCAAGATGATGTCTGAGTTCCCTGGTCACACGGGGCCTGTCAACGTGGTCGAGTTTCACCCCAACGAGTACCTCCTGGCCTCCGGCAGCTCTGACAGGTGAGGAGGAGCGGGCGAGTTGCTCGTGACTGCCATCCTTCACTACCTTGTCCTCTGCGCGTCTCTGCTCTCGGTCTGTCACTGTCTGGGGTGTTATATGCCTGACGATCCTGTGTGGACTGAATTGGATTTCAGCCCAGCCAGGACTGGACCCTGGTCCATCTCCCCTGGCTCTGGTTCCCTGGCCTCAGTGTCCCAGGTCTATGGCTTCATGGGCAGGTTGGGACCCAAGGCACCTAGCGGGACCCCGTAGGGCAGGGAGGCTCATGGCTGTTGGGGCCAACCCCGGGGCCAGGGCCATCGGGCCCAGCCTCCCCCTTGCAAAGTCAGGGCCAGCTCTGCCCCAGACGTTGCTCCTGGTGGCCCTGCCCTGGGGGAGAGGTTTCTGGAGAGAAGCTGGCTTCCCAGGGGCATTTGGAGGCCAGGATGAGAGAGAGGCTTGGCAGCACAGCCTGGCTACCTTTGCAGGACAATCCGTTTCTGGGACCTGGAGAAGTTCCAGGTGGTGAGCTGCATCGAAGGGGAGCCTGGGCCTGTCAGGTATGCAGGCTGTGGGGTGGGCGGCCCAGCGCTTCTCCCGGGCAGCGGGGCGTGGCTGTGGGTGGGCCTTTCCCATTTCCACTGCTGTGCCCTCCTTGCCCTGGGCTCTCTGGGTTCCTCGGGGTGGGGACCAGGCTGGGTGCCACAGGACCCACAGCCATCTCTCGCCTGGCCCAGGAGCGTCCTGTTCAACCCCGACGGCTGCTGCCTGTATAGCGGCTGCCAGGACTCGCTGCGTGTCTACGGCTGGGAACCTGAGCGGTGCTTTGATGTGGTCCTCGTCAACTGGGGCAAGGTGGCCGACCTGGCCATCTGCAATGACCAGTTGGTGAGACAGCTATGGGACCCACCGCCCTCCACTCCCACGGGGCCACCTGCCTCCCTCCAGCCCAGGCCCTTCCTCCTACCCCCACACTGGGGCTGAGATTTTGCCCTCTCAGCTCACAGGCCCAGCCCCACCTCTCTGCTTCCTGCAGATAGGTGTGGCCTTCTCCCAGAGCAACGTCTCCTCTTATGTGGTGGATCTGACACGTGTCACCAGGACTGGCACGGTGGCCCGGGACCCTGTGCAGGACCACCGGCCCCTGGCACAGCCACCACCCAACCCCAGTGCCCCGCTCCGGCGCATCTACGAGCGGCCCAGCACAACCTGCAGCAAGCCTCAGAGGTGGGGGCGTGGGGGGCCTTAGGGGGCACAGGAGAGGGCCTGTCATAGGGGAAGCCTCGGAGTTCCAGCCCTGGGCCTTACAGGGCACCTGCTTCCTTTGGGCTTGGCCTCATACCCCCAGGGTGAAGCAGAACTCAGAGAGCGAGCGCCGCAGCCCCAGCAGCGAGGATGACCGGGACGAGCGTGAGTCCCGCGCGGAGATCCAGAACGCCGAGGACTACAACGAGATCTTTCAGCCCAAGAACAGCATCAGTGAGGCCGGGCTCCCGCCCCCAGCCCAGCGTCCCCGTCGGTGAAAGGGAGGCTGGGGGTCCTTCCAGGATGGCCTGCTGTGGCTCTACGTCCCTTTAGCTTCTTCTTAACCCATCCTGGGTTCCACACCCTGTTCTCACGTTCCCTGGACCTTGCCAGGCTGTGCTCTGATGGAACTGAGAGGGGGCCCTGGGCACTCCTCAGCAGCAGCCCAGCAGCTACTCAGGGTCTCAGTCCCTGCCCTGCCAGGGACAAGTGGGCTGGGAGGGGAAGGACTGAGGGTTCCTGGGACCAAGAGCAGGGTCCACAGTCTGCAGCCGCATGCCTGGGAGCTACCCTCTGTCCCCCACACTCTGACAGGGCCCTGGGTCCCAGGTGGCCTGGCCAGGAGCGCTCACAGCCAGGGGCCTCTTTCCTCTGCAGGTCGGACACCACCCCGGAGAAGCGAGCCCTTCCCTGCACCCCCAGAGGACGGTGAGTTGGGTGAGCCTGGTTTCCTAAGGTCTCTGATGCCCCCCGTCCCTCATCTTCTCTCCCTGTGAGTCCTCCTGACAAGCCCCTTCCCTGGAACCTCCCCTCTCAGGACACGACCCACAGCCTCTCCCGCTGGGTCTCTGCCCTCCACCCGTTATGTGCCGGGTCCCTGCAAGACTGACAGTGCCTCCCAAGGAGCCTGTGCCCTGATGTGTGGGGGACAGACATAGACACCACCACACGGGCGGGCCTGCCAGGGGCACTCGGGCTGTGGAGGATGGAGAGGAGTCACTGGGGGCCCAGCTTAGATGGGGTCTGCTGTAGATGGGATGATCGGGAGGCTCTCAGGAGGCCCAACAACTGCTGAGGCCTGGGGGCTGGcaagaagagggagaggggagcGCTTCCGGCAGGAAGGGAGCTGAGAGGCGGGGAGCTGGGGTGAGTCCCAGCAAGAGGTCAGGCCCACAAGGCCTCAGCTGGGGGTTTGGATTAAGAAGGGAGAAAACATGATCTGCGTTGTGGTTGGAGAAGGGGCAGGTGTGGGGCCCCCTGTCCTACAGAGTACCCCTGCCCTCCACCTGGCCTTCCCTCAGGGACCGTCCTTGCTGTCTTCTGAAGGCTGGGTTTCCTAGGAGGCTCCACTTCCATCTTGCCAGTCACTTATCCCAGCCCCCTCCACACACATGCCAGTGAAGGGACAGGACAGCCACATCCTAGAGCCCCCTGGGTCCCACCCACAGGCAGACTTAAGATTGAGTtcggggagagggaggaggcaggtCCAGGCCTGCTCCCAGGTCCTCTGGAGCCCCCATGCTACTGGCCTGCTGCCTCCCCACGCTCCCGCTCTGTCCCCATTGCAATGCTGCCCAGAGCTCCGCCCTGAGGCCCTTCTGGCCGAACCCAGTTATCTTTTCCTTTTGCCTCCAGATGCAGCCACAGCAAAGGAGGCAGCAAAGCCCAGCTCTGCCATGGATGTGCAGTTCCCAGTGCCAAACGTACGTCCATGGAGGGAGCATGGTGTGGGGCCTAGAGAGGGTCCTGAGCCAGGGTTGGGGGTCCCTCGTgttgggaggcagagagggaggccCCAGGCTGGCACCCACTGAGCTTCACACCCATTTCAGCTGGAGGTCCTGCCCCGGCCCCCGGTGGTTGCTTCCACACCTGCACCCAAGGCTGAGCCTGCCATCATCCCTGCCACCCGGAATGAGCCCATCGGGCTGAAGGCCTCCGACTTCCTGCCCGTGAGTGGGAGCCCAGTGTGAGGCATGGGTGGAGGTCTGTGGGTGGAGAGCAGAGCTTTGCTGCCGGCTCTTCCCGTGCCAGCATCTGGGTGCGCATCCCACACAGGCCGTGAAGATCCCCCAGCAGGCTGAGCTGGTGGACGAGGATGCCATGTCACAGATCCGCAAAGGCCACGACACCATGTGTGTGGTGCTTACCAGCCGCCACAAGAACCTGGACACCGTGCGGGCTGTGTGGACCACGGGCGACATCAAGGCAAGCGCCCACCCTCGCCCAGGGCCTCATCTcgccccctgcccctgccacctGCCTGCCCAGGCGTGGGGCAGAACAAGAAGAGGCCACCCATGTGGGATAGGCCGTCCTGTCGTCATTATCACGGCTGCTGTTTAGTAAGCACCTGTTTAATGCCTGGCCTTACACTCACTGCGTTAGGTGCAGTGCTGTAAACACCCACAGCCCCTCCAGCACACCCACATTCACGTTCGtgcccccaccctcaccctcacaGGGCCACACTGTCCCCCACTGCCCCTCCCCTGACGGTGCTCTGTTTGCACAGACGTCGGTGGACTCCGCTGTGGCCATCAACGACCTGTCGGTGGTGGTGGACCTCCTGAACATCGTCAACCAGAAAGCGTAAGTGGCTGCCGAGGGGGAGTGGgtggaggggcagggctgggctgacGGCAGCATGTCCTGGCCTCTCCTAGCTCCCTGTGGAAGCTGGACCTGTGCACCACGGTCCTGCCACAGATCGagaagcttctgcagagcaagtATGAGAGGTGCGTGTGGGGAAGCCATGCCTGCCtcaggcagggggaggggagaggtagGAAGCCTCCTCCTGGACCATGGGAAGTCCCCCAAGAGCCTGGGTGTTCCTGTGAGCTGGCTGTGAAGCATTGCTGCCCCTCAACGGTCCAGAGGTGGGAGTGGAaacaggcgtgtgtgtgtgtgtgtgtgtgtgtgtgtgtgtgtgtgtctgtgtctgcccCTCTCCTCTGTTCCTCgctgtttctctttctgtctgtggCCCTGAGTCCATTTGTGACTTCATCCATCTCCCCCTGAAGCTACGTCCAGACGGGCTGCACCTCCCTGAAGCTGATCCTGCAGCGGTTTCTGCCCCTCATCACGGACATGCTGGCAGCCCCGCCCTCCGTGGGTGTGGATATCAGTAGGGAGGAGAGGTGAGGGCCAGGCGGCAcgtgtgttgggggcaggggtgCCACAACAGGTGAGGGGACAAAGGCCTGGAGGCCCTGGCCCCTCTTACTGACAGTCCTGTTGGGACAGAGTACAGAGGGTGTGTTGGTCTGGGGCCATGGCTCAGGGCGTGGGTGGGCTTAGCCAGAGCTGGGTTCCTCCATGGCCTGGCTGTGCCCACAATCCCTGGCAGGGCCTGGGTAGTTCCCCTCTGGGCCTCCACCTTCCCttgggaggaggggctggagcagTTAGGacagcaaaggccctggggttggggtggtggtggtgccAGCTGGCCCCTCAGGCACTGCCCTCTCTACAGGCTGCACAAGTGCCGGCTCTGCTACAAGCAGCTCAAGAGCATCAGCGGCCTGGTCAAGAGCAAGTCGGGCCTGAGCGGCCGCCACGGCAGTACCTTCCGCGAGCTGCACCTGCTCATGGCCAGTCTGGACTGAGGAACGCAGTGGGCAGGGGCGCTTGGCTGCCCTCAGGGCCTGGCCTCAGCCCCCACTCCTGTTCCTTTTGTGCCTAGTGGCCCATGAGCCTCTGCCTGGCCCCTGCCGCTGTCCTGTGGCCGTCCTGGAGGAGGTAACGCTGGTCCCTGGCCACCTCTACAGCCCTGAACTCTCAGACAACTCTCTCCAGCAATAGCTGCCCAGCTTTGCCCAACTGTTGCTTCTTGGGGCAGCGAACTGAGCCCTGGGGCTGCTGCTGTAATTTATAAggcaaattttattaaatttgtaaCTATTCCCAGGTTTCCTTGCGGGGAATGTTTTCTGCTGGTCACAGGGCTCCCCACGTCCCAGGAGTGCCTGCCCCGTCGTTTCTGAGATGAGGCCACACCCCCTCCAAGCCCTGGGGTGGGGCTCTGGGCCGTGTGGCCagcagggggcagcagagagTCAGGCCTGTGGGACATCAGTTCAGactgggaaggaaagggaggcGGCAACCACCCTTCCACCACTGGGTGTTGAGGTTAGGTAGGGGTGGGCC
This genomic window from Macaca mulatta isolate MMU2019108-1 chromosome 20, T2T-MMU8v2.0, whole genome shotgun sequence contains:
- the KATNB1 gene encoding katanin p80 WD40 repeat-containing subunit B1 isoform X11, producing MATPVVTKTAWKLQEIVAHASNVSSLVLGKASGRLLATGGDDCRVNLWSINKPNCIMSLTGHTSPVESVRLNTPEELIVAGSQSGSIRVWDLEAAKILRTLMGHKANICSLDFHPYGEFVASGSQDTNIKLWDIRRKGCVFRYRGHSQAVRCLRFSPDGKWLASAADDHTVKLWDLTAGKMMSEFPGHTGPVNVVEFHPNEYLLASGSSDRTIRFWDLEKFQVVSCIEGEPGPVRSVLFNPDGCCLYSGCQDSLRVYGWEPERCFDVVLVNWGKVADLAICNDQLIGVAFSQSNVSSYVVDLTRVTRTGTVARDPVQDHRPLAQPPPNPSAPLRRIYERPSTTCSKPQRVKQNSESERRSPSSEDDRDERESRAEIQNAEDYNEIFQPKNSISRTPPRRSEPFPAPPEDDAATAKEAAKPSSAMDVQFPVPNLEVLPRPPVVASTPAPKAEPAIIPATRNEPIGLKASDFLPAVKIPQQAELVDEDAMSQIRKGHDTMCVVLTSRHKNLDTVRAVWTTGDIKGHTVPHCPSPDGALFAQTSVDSAVAINDLSVVVDLLNIVNQKASLWKLDLCTTVLPQIEKLLQSKYESYVQTGCTSLKLILQRFLPLITDMLAAPPSVGVDISREERLHKCRLCYKQLKSISGLVKSKSGLSGRHGSTFRELHLLMASLD
- the KATNB1 gene encoding katanin p80 WD40 repeat-containing subunit B1 isoform X15 gives rise to the protein MATPVVTKTAWKLQEIVAHASNVSSLVLGKASGRLLATGGDDCRVNLWSINKPNCIMSLTGHTSPVESVRLNTPEELIVAGSQSGSIRVWDLEAAKILRTLMGHKANICSLDFHPYGEFVASGSQDTNIKLWDIRRKGCVFRYRGHSQAVRCLRFSPDGKWLASAADDHTVKLWDLTAGKMMSEFPGHTGPVNVVEFHPNEYLLASGSSDRTIRFWDLEKFQVVSCIEGEPGPVRSVLFNPDGCCLYSGCQDSLRVYGWEPERCFDVVLVNWGKVADLAICNDQLIGVAFSQSNVSSYVVDLTRVTRTGTVARDPVQDHRPLAQPPPNPSAPLRRIYERPSTTCSKPQRVKQNSESERRSPSSEDDRDERESRAEIQNAEDYNEIFQPKNSISRTPPRRSEPFPAPPEDDAATAKEAAKPSSAMDVQFPVPNLEVLPRPPVVASTPAPKAEPAIIPATRNEPIGLKASDFLPAVKIPQQAELVDEDAMSQIRKGHDTMCVVLTSRHKNLDTVRAVWTTGDIKTSVDSAVAINDLSVVVDLLNIVNQKASLWKLDLCTTVLPQIEKLLQSKYESYVQTGCTSLKLILQRFLPLITDMLAAPPSVGVDISREERLHKCRLCYKQLKSISGLVKSKSGLSGRHGSTFRELHLLMASLD
- the KATNB1 gene encoding katanin p80 WD40 repeat-containing subunit B1 isoform X17, with amino-acid sequence MATPVVTKTAWKLQEIVAHASNVSSLVLGKASGRLLATGGDDCRVNLWSINKPNCIMSLTGHTSPVESVRLNTPEELIVAGSQSGSIRVWDLEAAKILRTLMGHKANICSLDFHPYGEFVASGSQDTNIKLWDIRRKGCVFRYRGHSQAVRCLRFSPDGKWLASAADDHTVKLWDLTAGKMMSEFPGHTGPVNVVEFHPNEYLLASGSSDRTIRFWDLEKFQVVSCIEGEPGPVRSVLFNPDGCCLYSGCQDSLRVYGWEPERCFDVVLVNWGKVADLAICNDQLIGVAFSQSNVSSYVVDLTRVTRTGTVARDPVQDHRPLAQPPPNPSAPLRRIYERPSTTCSKPQRVKQNSESERRSPSSEDDRDERESRAEIQNAEDYNEIFQPKNSISRTPPRRSEPFPAPPEDDAATAKEAAKPSSAMDVQFPVPNLEVLPRPPVVASTPAPKAEPAIIPATRNEPIGLKASDFLPAVKIPQQAELVDEDAMSQIRKGHDTMCVVLTSRHKNLDTVRAVWTTGDIKTSVDSAVAINDLSVVVDLLNIVNQKASLWKLDLCTTVLPQIEKLLQSKYESYVQTGCTSLKLILQRFLPLITDMLAAPPSVGVDISREER
- the KATNB1 gene encoding katanin p80 WD40 repeat-containing subunit B1 isoform X2 → MATPVVTKTAWKLQEIVAHASNVSSLVLGKASGRLLATGGDDCRVNLWSINKPNCIMSLTGHTSPVESVRLNTPEELIVAGSQSGSIRVWDLEAAKILRTLMGHKANICSLDFHPYGEFVASGSQDTNIKLWDIRRKGCVFRYRVRMRSVSDSVSTLQALSVAWCPDPGRGWRGQLSHMGENIKHGSGAKQECHGWPTWIPWLFMNPLEPRSSNCSLQNQGHSQAVRCLRFSPDGKWLASAADDHTVKLWDLTAGKMMSEFPGHTGPVNVVEFHPNEYLLASGSSDRTIRFWDLEKFQVVSCIEGEPGPVRSVLFNPDGCCLYSGCQDSLRVYGWEPERCFDVVLVNWGKVADLAICNDQLIGVAFSQSNVSSYVVDLTRVTRTGTVARDPVQDHRPLAQPPPNPSAPLRRIYERPSTTCSKPQRVKQNSESERRSPSSEDDRDERESRAEIQNAEDYNEIFQPKNSISRTPPRRSEPFPAPPEDDAATAKEAAKPSSAMDVQFPVPNLEVLPRPPVVASTPAPKAEPAIIPATRNEPIGLKASDFLPAVKIPQQAELVDEDAMSQIRKGHDTMCVVLTSRHKNLDTVRAVWTTGDIKGHTVPHCPSPDGALFAQTSVDSAVAINDLSVVVDLLNIVNQKASLWKLDLCTTVLPQIEKLLQSKYESYVQTGCTSLKLILQRFLPLITDMLAAPPSVGVDISREERLHKCRLCYKQLKSISGLVKSKSGLSGRHGSTFRELHLLMASLD
- the KATNB1 gene encoding katanin p80 WD40 repeat-containing subunit B1 isoform X6, which encodes MATPVVTKTAWKLQEIVAHASNVSSLVLGKASGRLLATGGDDCRVNLWSINKPNCIMSLTGHTSPVESVRLNTPEELIVAGSQSGSIRVWDLEAAKILRTLMGHKANICSLDFHPYGEFVASGSQDTNIKLWDIRRKGCVFRYRGHSQAVRCLRFSPDGKWLASAADDHTVKLWDLTAGKMMSEFPGHTGPVNVVEFHPNEYLLASGSSDRTIRFWDLEKFQVVSCIEGEPGPVRSVLFNPDGCCLYSGCQDSLRVYGWEPERCFDVVLVNWGKVADLAICNDQLIGVAFSQSNVSSYVVDLTRVTRTGTVARDPVQDHRPLAQPPPNPSAPLRRIYERPSTTCSKPQRVKQNSESERRSPSSEDDRDERESRAEIQNAEDYNEIFQPKNSISRTPPRRSEPFPAPPEDDAATAKEAAKPSSAMDVQFPVPNLEVLPRPPVVASTPAPKAEPAIIPATRNEPIGLKASDFLPAVKIPQQAELVDEDAMSQIRKGHDTMCVVLTSRHKNLDTVRAVWTTGDIKASAHPRPGPHLAPCPCHLPAQAPSSTPTFTFVPPPSPSQGHTVPHCPSPDGALFAQTSVDSAVAINDLSVVVDLLNIVNQKASLWKLDLCTTVLPQIEKLLQSKYESYVQTGCTSLKLILQRFLPLITDMLAAPPSVGVDISREERLHKCRLCYKQLKSISGLVKSKSGLSGRHGSTFRELHLLMASLD
- the KATNB1 gene encoding katanin p80 WD40 repeat-containing subunit B1 isoform X7, producing the protein MATPVVTKTAWKLQEIVAHASNVSSLVLGKASGRLLATGGDDCRVNLWSINKPNCIMSLTGHTSPVESVRLNTPEELIVAGSQSGSIRVWDLEAAKILRTLMGHKANICSLDFHPYGEFVASGSQDTNIKLWDIRRKGCVFRYRGHSQAVRCLRFSPDGKWLASAADDHTVKVAPSLTWPRCLVALTSSLPCLQLWDLTAGKMMSEFPGHTGPVNVVEFHPNEYLLASGSSDRTIRFWDLEKFQVVSCIEGEPGPVRSVLFNPDGCCLYSGCQDSLRVYGWEPERCFDVVLVNWGKVADLAICNDQLIGVAFSQSNVSSYVVDLTRVTRTGTVARDPVQDHRPLAQPPPNPSAPLRRIYERPSTTCSKPQRVKQNSESERRSPSSEDDRDERESRAEIQNAEDYNEIFQPKNSISRTPPRRSEPFPAPPEDDAATAKEAAKPSSAMDVQFPVPNLEVLPRPPVVASTPAPKAEPAIIPATRNEPIGLKASDFLPAVKIPQQAELVDEDAMSQIRKGHDTMCVVLTSRHKNLDTVRAVWTTGDIKGHTVPHCPSPDGALFAQTSVDSAVAINDLSVVVDLLNIVNQKASLWKLDLCTTVLPQIEKLLQSKYESYVQTGCTSLKLILQRFLPLITDMLAAPPSVGVDISREERLHKCRLCYKQLKSISGLVKSKSGLSGRHGSTFRELHLLMASLD
- the KATNB1 gene encoding katanin p80 WD40 repeat-containing subunit B1 isoform X4, with the translated sequence MATPVVTKTAWKLQEIVAHASNVSSLVLGKASGRLLATGGDDCRVNLWSINKPNCIMSLTGHTSPVESVRLNTPEELIVAGSQSGSIRVWDLEAAKILRTLMGHKANICSLDFHPYGEFVASGSQDTNIKLWDIRRKGCVFRYRVRMRSVSDSVSTLQALSVAWCPDPGRGWRGQLSHMGENIKHGSGAKQECHGWPTWIPWLFMNPLEPRSSNCSLQNQGHSQAVRCLRFSPDGKWLASAADDHTVKLWDLTAGKMMSEFPGHTGPVNVVEFHPNEYLLASGSSDRTIRFWDLEKFQVVSCIEGEPGPVRSVLFNPDGCCLYSGCQDSLRVYGWEPERCFDVVLVNWGKVADLAICNDQLIGVAFSQSNVSSYVVDLTRVTRTGTVARDPVQDHRPLAQPPPNPSAPLRRIYERPSTTCSKPQRVKQNSESERRSPSSEDDRDERESRAEIQNAEDYNEIFQPKNSISRTPPRRSEPFPAPPEDDAATAKEAAKPSSAMDVQFPVPNLEVLPRPPVVASTPAPKAEPAIIPATRNEPIGLKASDFLPAVKIPQQAELVDEDAMSQIRKGHDTMCVVLTSRHKNLDTVRAVWTTGDIKTSVDSAVAINDLSVVVDLLNIVNQKASLWKLDLCTTVLPQIEKLLQSKYESYVQTGCTSLKLILQRFLPLITDMLAAPPSVGVDISREERLHKCRLCYKQLKSISGLVKSKSGLSGRHGSTFRELHLLMASLD
- the KATNB1 gene encoding katanin p80 WD40 repeat-containing subunit B1 isoform X3, which produces MATPVVTKTAWKLQEIVAHASNVSSLVLGKASGRLLATGGDDCRVNLWSINKPNCIMSLTGHTSPVESVRLNTPEELIVAGSQSGSIRVWDLEAAKILRTLMGHKANICSLDFHPYGEFVASGSQDTNIKLWDIRRKGCVFRYRVRMRSVSDSVSTLQALSVAWCPDPGRGWRGQLSHMGENIKHGSGAKQECHGWPTWIPWLFMNPLEPRSSNCSLQNQGHSQAVRCLRFSPDGKWLASAADDHTVKLWDLTAGKMMSEFPGHTGPVNVVEFHPNEYLLASGSSDRTIRFWDLEKFQVVSCIEGEPGPVRSVLFNPDGCCLYSGCQDSLRVYGWEPERCFDVVLVNWGKVADLAICNDQLIGVAFSQSNVSSYVVDLTRVTRTGTVARDPVQDHRPLAQPPPNPSAPLRRIYERPSTTCSKPQRVKQNSESERRSPSSEDDRDERESRAEIQNAEDYNEIFQPKNSISRTPPRRSEPFPAPPEDGELDAATAKEAAKPSSAMDVQFPVPNLEVLPRPPVVASTPAPKAEPAIIPATRNEPIGLKASDFLPAVKIPQQAELVDEDAMSQIRKGHDTMCVVLTSRHKNLDTVRAVWTTGDIKTSVDSAVAINDLSVVVDLLNIVNQKASLWKLDLCTTVLPQIEKLLQSKYESYVQTGCTSLKLILQRFLPLITDMLAAPPSVGVDISREERLHKCRLCYKQLKSISGLVKSKSGLSGRHGSTFRELHLLMASLD
- the KATNB1 gene encoding katanin p80 WD40 repeat-containing subunit B1 isoform X13, which encodes MATPVVTKTAWKLQEIVAHASNVSSLVLGKASGRLLATGGDDCRVNLWSINKPNCIMSLTGHTSPVESVRLNTPEELIVAGSQSGSIRVWDLEAAKILRTLMGHKANICSLDFHPYGEFVASGSQDTNIKLWDIRRKGCVFRYRGHSQAVRCLRFSPDGKWLASAADDHTVKLWDLTAGKMMSEFPGHTGPVNVVEFHPNEYLLASGSSDRTIRFWDLEKFQVVSCIEGEPGPVRSVLFNPDGCCLYSGCQDSLRVYGWEPERCFDVVLVNWGKVADLAICNDQLIGVAFSQSNVSSYVVDLTRVTRTGTVARDPVQDHRPLAQPPPNPSAPLRRIYERPSTTCSKPQRVKQNSESERRSPSSEDDRDERESRAEIQNAEDYNEIFQPKNSISRTPPRRSEPFPAPPEDGELDAATAKEAAKPSSAMDVQFPVPNLEVLPRPPVVASTPAPKAEPAIIPATRNEPIGLKASDFLPAVKIPQQAELVDEDAMSQIRKGHDTMCVVLTSRHKNLDTVRAVWTTGDIKTSVDSAVAINDLSVVVDLLNIVNQKASLWKLDLCTTVLPQIEKLLQSKYESYVQTGCTSLKLILQRFLPLITDMLAAPPSVGVDISREERLHKCRLCYKQLKSISGLVKSKSGLSGRHGSTFRELHLLMASLD
- the KATNB1 gene encoding katanin p80 WD40 repeat-containing subunit B1 isoform X5 codes for the protein MATPVVTKTAWKLQEIVAHASNVSSLVLGKASGRLLATGGDDCRVNLWSINKPNCIMSLTGHTSPVESVRLNTPEELIVAGSQSGSIRVWDLEAAKILRTLMGHKANICSLDFHPYGEFVASGSQDTNIKLWDIRRKGCVFRYRGHSQAVRCLRFSPDGKWLASAADDHTVKLWDLTAGKMMSEFPGHTGPVNVVEFHPNEYLLASGSSDRTIRFWDLEKFQVVSCIEGEPGPVRSVLFNPDGCCLYSGCQDSLRVYGWEPERCFDVVLVNWGKVADLAICNDQLIGVAFSQSNVSSYVVDLTRVTRTGTVARDPVQDHRPLAQPPPNPSAPLRRIYERPSTTCSKPQRVKQNSESERRSPSSEDDRDERESRAEIQNAEDYNEIFQPKNSISRTPPRRSEPFPAPPEDGELDAATAKEAAKPSSAMDVQFPVPNLEVLPRPPVVASTPAPKAEPAIIPATRNEPIGLKASDFLPAVKIPQQAELVDEDAMSQIRKGHDTMCVVLTSRHKNLDTVRAVWTTGDIKASAHPRPGPHLAPCPCHLPAQAPSSTPTFTFVPPPSPSQGHTVPHCPSPDGALFAQTSVDSAVAINDLSVVVDLLNIVNQKASLWKLDLCTTVLPQIEKLLQSKYESYVQTGCTSLKLILQRFLPLITDMLAAPPSVGVDISREERLHKCRLCYKQLKSISGLVKSKSGLSGRHGSTFRELHLLMASLD
- the KATNB1 gene encoding katanin p80 WD40 repeat-containing subunit B1 isoform X9 → MATPVVTKTAWKLQEIVAHASNVSSLVLGKASGRLLATGGDDCRVNLWSINKPNCIMSLTGHTSPVESVRLNTPEELIVAGSQSGSIRVWDLEAAKILRTLMGHKANICSLDFHPYGEFVASGSQDTNIKLWDIRRKGCVFRYRGHSQAVRCLRFSPDGKWLASAADDHTVKLWDLTAGKMMSEFPGHTGPVNVVEFHPNEYLLASGSSDRTIRFWDLEKFQVVSCIEGEPGPVRSVLFNPDGCCLYSGCQDSLRVYGWEPERCFDVVLVNWGKVADLAICNDQLIGVAFSQSNVSSYVVDLTRVTRTGTVARDPVQDHRPLAQPPPNPSAPLRRIYERPSTTCSKPQRVKQNSESERRSPSSEDDRDERESRAEIQNAEDYNEIFQPKNSISRTPPRRSEPFPAPPEDGELDAATAKEAAKPSSAMDVQFPVPNLEVLPRPPVVASTPAPKAEPAIIPATRNEPIGLKASDFLPAVKIPQQAELVDEDAMSQIRKGHDTMCVVLTSRHKNLDTVRAVWTTGDIKGHTVPHCPSPDGALFAQTSVDSAVAINDLSVVVDLLNIVNQKASLWKLDLCTTVLPQIEKLLQSKYESYVQTGCTSLKLILQRFLPLITDMLAAPPSVGVDISREERLHKCRLCYKQLKSISGLVKSKSGLSGRHGSTFRELHLLMASLD